The genomic segment TCTCCGGACTGGCGACGGACTTCACGCCCACCAAGTGCTCCACGCCGTATACGCTCAAGTTCGAGTACAGCACCTTGCCGGAGGCTTCGTGATTGACGCCAAACGCGACGTAGAAGGTGTTGGCGTTGGGCTGCAGCGCGGCTTCGAAGCGTAGCGGGCCGCTGCTTGGGTAGAGCGCGTCCGGGTTGTCGCCAGCGCAGCTCCGAGTGCCTGCGATGCATGCGTCGGGGTCTGGCTCGCCCGTGGTGGCCAGGGGAATCGCGGTGATGTCGTAGCCGCTGTATTGGTTGCGGATGGCTTGCTCGAGGGCATCGAGCGCGGCGCTGTAGCTGTTCTCGCTGGTGCCAGAGCCGCGGGTCGGTCGCGCAGGCGCTGGGATGGGGTCGGGGGTGAGGGGAGTCGCTGGGGTTACGCGCAGCAAGGTCGCGCCGGGGTTGTCGAGGAAGGCTTGGCCCTTGGCCGGATCCTCGGGGATCGCGTAGCGAAACAGGAAGCCAAAGCTGTCCGCTTGATCTTCCAAGCCAAACTTCACCTTTGCGGGGTCGAGCACATCGGTGTTGAGGGCGCTTTCGGAGATCCCTGCGGCAAGCGCCGACTCGCGGATCAGCCTATCGGTTTGTGCGTGCCCCGTGGTGATGACCAACGTAGGGCGATCGAACGGAGCTGGGCTGCTGCCGGTGCCGCCGCTCGTGTCCACGCCGATGGTCAGCGGATTGAGCGTTGGCCCCAGGCTCGCAAAGATGTTCTCCCGCTGGTTGCTTGTGGTGTTGAAGCGGTCGAAGAGGTAGCTGCGGAAGCCGAAGTACTTGGCGGGGGGCGGCGTCTTGCCGACGTAAATCACCGCTTCGTCTTCGCGCAGGCGGAAGGTGCTCGAGGTGCCGTCGGGCAGCTCGTTCGGATTGGCGACGGTTTGGCCTGGAGCGCGGGGCACGTAGTAGGTGCTGTAGGGACTCGTCGGGTTGTTGCCGGAGCAGCTCTTGCCGTCTTCACAGCAGTTGCTGAGGTCGATCAAGCTGAAGCGGCCGGTCTGCACCGTGAAGCCGCGAGCTTCCAAGGCTTCGATAAACGATGGGGCGGTGCCCCCACTTCCAGCGCCGCCGCCGACGCCGGCGCTGCCAGCGCTGCCGCCCGTGCCAGCCGTGCTAGCAGAGCCACTTGCGCCTCCAACGCCGCCGCTGCCACCCGAGGCACTTCCTCCACTTCCAGCGCTGCCTCCCCCGCCCGAGTCACTCCCGCAGCCAACCGTGAACAGCCCCAAAACGAAGACGTAAGACCACCTCATGAGGGACAGACACACGGCGCGGGGCAAAGGTTAAAATCGCTTCGGCGAAATGGTTCCTTGTGCGCGCCTCCGGGCGCGAAATGCTGAAACGCCCCGCTGCGGTGACTGCAAGCGGGGCGCGATTCAGCTGCTTTCCTGCTGGGTCAGGCGGTGGCCGGCTCGCCCTCACCCTCTTCGTCCACCTCGGCTTCGGCTGCGGTTTCCTTCGAGTGATCCTTGGCGATCAGCACGTAGAGCGACGGGATGACGAACAAGGTGAACAAGGTGCCGATGGCCATACCGCTCACCAGCACGAGGCCGATGGAGTTACGGGCGGAGGCGCCAGGGCCGGTGACGAGGGTCAGCGGGAAGTGACCGACGACCGTCGCGACGGTGGTCATCAAGATCGGACGCAAGCGCGTGCCCGCTGCTTCGTGGACCGCTTCGAGCTTGGTCTTGCCCTCGCGCTGGAGCTGGTTTGCAAACTCCACGATCAAGATGCCGTTCTTCGACACCAAGCCGACCAGCGTCACCAAGCCGACTTGGGAGTAGATGTTCAGCGTCGTAGTCCAGCCGTCGGTCCAGAAGGGCACCGGCGCGGGCATCTTCAAGAAGGTGAAGATCATCGCTCCGAACATTGCCAACGGCACTGAGCCGCCGAGGATGACGAGTGGATCGCGGAAGCTGTTGAACTGCGCCGCCAGCACCAAGAAGATGAGCACCACCGCGAGGTTGAACGCAGGCAAGAAGCCGTCTGCTTCCTTGCGGAGCTGACGCGACTCCCCGGTGTACTCCAGCACGTAGCCCTTGGGCAGGATCTTCGCGGACTCCCCTTCGAGGAAGCCGAGCGCCTGATCCAGGGGACGGATCGCAACGCCGGAGAGCTTCACCGCGTTGAGCTGCTGGAAGCGGTTGAGCGAGCGCGGCTCCACCGAGTTCTTCAGAGTAGCGATGGTCGCCAGTGAGATCAGCTCGCCCTTCGGGCCCGTGACATAGATGTCCTTCAGCTGATCGGGGTTCAGGCGGTCCTGGCGCTTGATCTGCGGAATGACCTTGTAGCTGCGACCGTCGATGCTGAAGCGATTGACGTAGTTGCCACCGACCGCGGACGCGATGTCTGCGCCCACCTGCTGCATGTTGAGTCCAAGCTCCGCAACGCGATCGCGATCGAAGACGATTTGGCTCTGGGGCTGGTCGATCTTCACATCGATGATCGGCGGGAAGGCGAACATACCGCTCTCGGTGGCCTTCTGTTGCAGCTCCTTGGCGAAGCCCAGGATCTGTTCCGTGTCCTGCGTCGACGTCAGCACGAATTCCACGGGGAATTGGCCGCCGCCGGGCAGCGCCGGGGGAGTGACCGCGAATACACTGACACCAGCCACGCCCTTCAGGCGCTGCTGCACCTCCGGAAGGATCTGGAACACGTTGCGCTCGCGCTTGTCCCAAGGCTTCAGGCGCATGCCGCTGAAGCCGCCACCGGGCGAGGTGATCTGGAAGCTGAAGTCGAACTCCTCCGACTTCTGGAACTCTTCGTTGACCTTGTTCACCGAGGGCATCAGCGACTCAGTCGTGCTGTTTGCCGGGGTGTCCAGGATGCAGAAGATGATGCCCTGGTCCTCCTTCGGAGCGAGCTCCTTGGGGCTCATCTGGAAGAAGACCAACGAGATCAGGCCGAGGGCAATCCAAACGACGTACACGGCGGGCCGCGCGCGGAGCGTGGTGCTCAAGAGCCTCAGGTAAGTGTTCTTGATGCGCTCGAAGCCGCGGTTGATGTACTTCGCGAGGCCCTTCTCCGCGTCGCCTTCCCGTAGCAAGCGCGACGCCATCACGGGAGAGAGCGTGAGCGCGACGATGCCGGAGATGGTGACGGCGCCCGCCAACGTGAAGGCGAACTCCTTGAACAGCGAACCCGTCAGACCGCCCTGGAAGCCAATCGGCGCGTACACCGCGGCCAGCGTGATGGTCATCGAGATGATTGGGCCGACCAGTTCCCGCGCGCCCTCCTTCGCCGCCTGAACTGGTTTCATTCCGAGCTGCAGGTTTCGTTCGACGTTCTCCACCACGACGATGGCGTCGTCGACGACGAGACCCACGGAGAGCACGATGGCGAGCAGCGTCAGCAGGTTGATCGTGAAGCCGAACACCTGCATCAAGAATATCGTGCCTATGAGCGACACGGGTATCGCGACGATGGGCACGAGCACCGAGCGGATCGATCCCAAGAACAGGAAGATCACCACGATGACCAGGACGAGCGTTTCCGTGAGGGTACGCACGACGTCGTCGATGGCGCTCTGGATGTACTCCGTGCCGTCGAAGCCGATACTGGCGTCGATCTGTTCCGGGAGATCCTTCTTGATGTCCGTCAGCTCGGCGCGCACGCGCTTCAGCACGTCCAGCGAGTTCGCGTTGGGCAGCACCCAAATGCCCATGAACACCGCGGTCTTCCCGGAGAAGCGTACTTCGGTGTCGTAGTTCTCTGCGCCGAGCTCGACTTTGGCGATGTCTTCCAGCCGGACCAGCGCGCCATCTTGTTCCCGGATCACCAGCTTCTTGAAGCCTTCGACGTCTTGCACGTCGGTGTTCGCGGACAAGTTGACCTGGATCAGCGCGCCCTTCGTGGTGCCGACCGGCGCCAGGTAGTTGTTGGCGGCGAGCGCTTGGCGCACCTGGGCCGGGCTGATGTTGAACGCCGCCATGCGGTCTGGCTTCAGCCAGACGCGCATCGCGAAGGTACGGGCGCCGAGGATGTCCGCGCGCTGCACGCCTTCCACCGCGGTCAGGCGCGGCTGGACCTCCCGCACCAGGTAGTCGGTGATCTCGTTCTGTTTCAGGAACTCCGAGGAGAACGAGAGATATGCCGACGCAAAGCGGCTGTCTGCAGACTCGATATTGATGATCGGTACTTGGGCTTCAGGCGGAAGATCGCCGCGGACTTGGTCCACCTTCGAGCTGATTTCACTGAGCGCTTTGTTCGCGTCGTAGTTCAGCTCGAGGCGCGCGGTGATGGTCGATACACCTTGAGTGCTGGTCGACTCGATGTAGTCGATGCCGTCCGCTGCCGCGATGGCGCGCTCGAGGGGCGTGGTGATGAAGCCTTTGACCAGGTCTGCGTTGGCGCCGACGTAAACCGTCGTGACGGTGATCGATGCGTTTTCGCTCTTTGGGTACTGGCGTACGGTGAGGCTCTTGATGGCCTGCAAGCCAGCGATGATGATCACCAGGTTCACCACGATGGCGATCACTGGCCGTCGGATGAACAGATCGGTGAATTTGCTGCCCGATTCTGCTTTGGCGGCGCCCTTGCGATGAGAGGGAGCCGAGGGTTTTTCTGGGGAGGAGCTCACGCTACTTGTCCTCAGGACTCGGGTTCTTCTTCGCGTCAGGCTGAAGCGTGTTGTCCACGACGATGGACATGCCGTTCTTCAGCTTGAAGCCACCGCTGGTGACCACCATCTGGTTCGCCTCCAGCCCGGAAGCGACGGCCACGAAGTCACCACGACGCTCGCCCAGGCGGATGAAGGCTTGCTTGGCCTCCTTGCCCTCCTTCGGCGACCCGTCTTCGTTCTTGGCGTCGACGACCAGGAACACCGAGTCGCCGTAGGGCGCGTACTGGATGGAGGTTGCTGGCACGACCACGTTCTTCTGCTTGGTGGGCAGCACCACGGAAACGTTGACGAACATGCCGGCCTTCAGGCGCTCGTCTGGGTTCTTGAAGATGGCACGAACTCGCACGTTGCGGGTGGCCGAGTCGATTGCCGCATCCACCGCGTGGATAGTGCCCTCCCACTTTTCCTTGGGGAAAGCATCGGAGCTGACACGGACCTTCAGGCCTGCTTGAGAGAGCACCGCCACCTGGGACTGCGGCAGGCGGAAGTCGACGTACACGCTCGTTAGATCCTGGAGCGTGACGATGGGCGCGCCAGGGGTCACGTACTCACCCAGGTCGACCTGGCGGATGCCGAGGCGACCCGTGAAGGGCGCCTTGATGATCTTGCGAGCCAAGACGGCGCCGTAGTTCCCGACCTGAGCGCTCGTCTGCTTCGCCTGAGCTTTCGCGCTGTCGAGCTCGGCCTGAGCGGCGACGCCTGCTTTCTGAAGCTTCTCTGCGCGCTCGAGGTTCACCTTCGCGAGGTTCCTCTGCGCCGCCGCCTGGGCGACTTGAGCGGCTTCCACGCTGGTGTCCAAGCGCACGAGCAGCGCGCCCTTCTTCGCCATCTCACCGGACTCGAAGCGGATGTCCCGTACGACGCCAGGGGATTCCGTTGTCACCGTGATGCCTTGAAGCGCAACCACGGTGCCGACTGCCGTCAGGTTGTCCTCCCAGGTCTCTTCTTTGGCTTCGATCGCGGTGACCGTCTCTGGGGGCGGCACGAAGGTCTTGCCGCTCTGGATCAGCGCCGCAATCTGGGCGCCTTTGGCGCCTCCAATCACGCCCACGACGACCAACAAGGCGACGATGGTTAGAGCTACTTTCTTGAACATGGGGATCCGCTTGCTCCGTCGTTCAGGCACCGAGTGGGGAGAGGCGCCTCACTTGCGCTCCGCTCCAGGCCCGCGCTGGCTGGAATCGAGAGCGTGCTGGGACGGTTAGGAGGTCTTGGAGTCTTGGGAACGTGGTTCCCGATCCGGAAGCCGCGAAGTGGCGCTCGCGCGCGGTTGCGGTGTTCTCCGAGAGACGAGGGGAGGCGCCGGAGGCGCCCTCGGCGGGCTGCGGACGCAACCCACCGTTCTGCGCTACCTGGAACCCGCTCTTGGGATCCGCAAGGGGCCCGGATTCATTCCGTGAATCACTGCTGACAGGTTTCGCGTTCGTGACACCGAACGCTTCGTTCTGTCGGCTTCAAAGGAACCCAGCGCCGGCGGATGGCTTAGCTCAGGTCGGTTTGTATGTCCGACTTTTGTTCGCCCGATTGTGGCGCGAATGACGAGTGTTCCCGCTGGATCAGGGGATGGTCACGCCCTTCGGCAGGTCGGGCGGGGTGAAGCTATCCGCGCGCTTCAGCAAGTCGCGAGCGATCATCACCTCGACCAGCTCGATGGTCTCGCTGCTCGCCACCGCCTTCAATCTCTCCGTGAGATCCCCACTTGGATGCGAGAGCGCGGCGTAGAACGTAGCTTCGGTTTTTTCCACACGGTTTTTCGCCGCGCCGAGCAGCTCTTGATCGGCGAGCTGCTGGGTGCCCCACGCCCGCAGCTTCTTGCCCCAGCGGTCGATGCCCCCAGCGCTCTGCAGGGCCGCTTCAACGCTGCCGTCACTGGTGGCTTTGACCCGGCGCTCGAGGAGCTGCAGCCACAGCGCCACATAGACCAAGTCCCCATCGGGGATGTCAGCCTCCACGGCTTGGCGCAGCGCCTCGCGACCGCCCCGCAGATCGCCCAGGGTGAGCGCGCGGCGCGCGGCATCCAGCACCGTGGCGGTGACTTGACGAACGTCTCCGCCCGACGCCTCGTAGGCGCGCTGGGTGGCGCGGCGCGCGGCAGCGTTGTCCCCATAGTGCTCCATCACTCGCGCGAGCTGGCGCTCCGCTTCGCTGAGCTGCGCGTTGGAGCGGGCCAAGCGTCGCGCGTCGAGCGCCGTGCGTAGAGCGCGCTCGAGCACCTTCGGGGCTTCGTCCTTGCGGCCCGCCTCGAGCAGGACCTCGTAGCGGGTGGTCAGCGCGCGCGTCTCTGCGGCCTTGTCGCCTTCACGGCCAGCTTGCTCCGCCATGGAGTTCAACGAGCGTAAGGAGTCGTCGTATGCGCCGCGCTGGCGGTCGATGGCTGAGAGCAGGCTCAGCGCCTCTACGGTGGGATCCGAGGCTACAGCGGCCTCGATGTGAGGCTTGGCCTTGTCGAGCTCACCCGCACGGCTCTCGATCGCGCCCATCACGTAGTGGAGGCGACCGGGGCTGGGATTCACCCGCCCCTTGAGGCCTTGGCTATCCGCGAGGGCGAGCAGGCGATCCGCAGCGGTGAAGGTGCGGCGCGCAGCCGCCACGTCGTTGATCTCGTCGAGGTCGACGATCGCTCGCAGGAGCAGCGCGAGCCCAGTCGCGACGTTGCGGGGTTGCGGCTCCTTTTCAAGTGCGCTCACCAGCACCTGGGGCGATGCTTCGCTCATCCCGTAGCGCATGAGCAAGGTGCTCAGCGTGCCAGCGGCGCGCAGACTATACGGTTCCGCGCGGTATAGCTGCACGGCGCAGCCCCAAGCCGCTCCGGCGGCCAAGTCTGGGCTCATCGCGGTCTCCGGGCGGTCCGGTGTTTCCGCGCGGGTGTAGACCTCGAGTAGCGCCGCCCAGGCCTCGGGGTTTTGCTCCTTGGCTGCGGCGTCCAGCGCCTCGAGCAAGGGAGGTGGCGCCACCTTGCCTACGTCGCTGGCTTGGATCGCGTCGAAGGCGCCTTTTGCGTCGCCTTGGCGCAGGTACACCGCGGCCAGGGCGAAGCTGCCTGTGCGGACTGCCTGAAAGACGCTGACTGCCTCCTCACGGTCGGCGTTGTCTTGCATCGGCATGTCGTCGAGGTTCTTGCGTAGAGCAGCGCTCACCCAGGATGTCGTGGACTGATTCGCAGCGTCCATCGCGTCTTTGCTGGGCTCGAGCAGGGAGCGCAGGGCAGCCGCGTTGTGCTGATCCTTGAGGGAGCTCATGCTGCCTGGGCGACGTGTCTTCGCCATCCAGGTCTTCAGCGCCGCGAGGTGCTGGTCGACTTCGTCTCGTGCCTTACCTGCCGGCAGCGCCTCCTTGAGCATTCCATAGAGCGCGCGGGCGCGTCCTTCGTCGCCAACCTGTGCCGCAGCATCCGCGCTTTGTTTCAGCGCTTCCTCACCCCCAACAAACATCTCGGAGCGCAATTCACCGACTCGCACCAAGTAAAGGGCGCCGGTCAGCGCCGCGACGCCTTGGTCGGGATGGCCGGTTTCGAAGCGGCGCTTTGCGTGCTCGAGCTGCTTGCGCACCACGCCGACCAGTAGATCGAGGCGCTCCGAGCTGCGCTCGCCGTTGAGCAGCAGCTTGTGCACCGCGGGCCCGAACTGGTCATCGCTGACCTTTACTGGATTCACCGGGCCCGTCGGGCTCGTGGGGTGATTCGGGGGTGAGTTGGTGGTGGACGTGCAAGCTGTGCTTGCAAGAGCGACACTCAAGCTGAGAGCGATCACCGCCGTGTGGGCGACCTTACGCATTGGGAACGACCTGACGCATTGGGGCCAGTCTACACCCCAACTGCTCCAGCGCTACCAGCTCGCACTTGCTGAAGAGTGTTGCGCTAGAAGCGCGCGGCTGCGCCCAGGCGGAGCCCGGACATCTTCGCGTCACCCAACTGGCCCCCCAGCGGGACCAGGTAGCCCACCGAGGCAGTGATGCCAGAGAACGTGGCGCGAACGTGGGGCTCCAGGGATAGCTGGAGCGGCGACGGCTGGGTCACGTCGCTATCGGGCGTGTAGTCCACCGCGTCGATGATGTTGTAGACGAGGGATCCGCGCAGCCCTGCGCCGAGCAGCTCGATGATCTGATACGCAGCGGCGACATCGGTCACGCTGCGCATGGCGAACGAGTTCAGCTTCGTCTCGCCGTTGGGTAGCGCCTCCGGAGTGGAGACTTCGCCTCGGATTTTGGGGGCGAGGAGCAACGTTTCCGCCGCGGAAAATTCAAAGGTACCAGGGAACTCGATGCCAGCGCCGAGGGTCACTGGCATGCGGCCGACGGCGTAGTACTCGCCTTCCCGCCAAGCGCGCGCTGCGTCCGCTGTGAGCTGCACCTGGGTCTGGGCGATCTTCGCGCGGTCTGCGCTGGTTGGGTCCGGCTCGCCCTGAGCTACCGGGATGCCAACGCCGAAGCGCAGCGGGATGTCGAAGGACGGCTTCACCAGGCGGTACTCGAGGCGCAGCATCGGGTTGCCGAGGGCGTTCGCCGATTCGTCGATTTGACTCTGATCTGCGGTCGAATCGAAGCTCGCGGTGGTCCACGGAAGGTCGAGTCCGAGGCTCAGATTGGGCTGCACAGCGTAGCTCGCGCCGATCACCAAGCTGATCGCTGTCGCGTCTGGGGAGCGTAGGTCCACTGGTCCGGGTAGCGGGGTCTGACCGAAGCCAAACAGCACGTCGCCGTGGACCGCGAGCGGCTTCTCCATGCGCGCGGCGGAGCGAGCGGCGGAATCGTCTTCAGCGGCGTCACCGGCCTTTTCCTTTCCGCGGGGAACGAATGGGGCATCTGCCTCCGCGACCTCGGAGTCGACGGGGTCATCCCCTTCACTCTCCATCGAAGGTCCTGCCTTCGACTCCACCTCGCCGGACGCTGCTTCGTCTTCGGCTTGGGCCATCAGGTTCGTGCTGAAGAGCAAGCCAGCGACACACAAGGGGAGCAACGAGGCGGAGCGAAGAGTACGCATGGGAGGTCCTTGGAGCGATGAAGGGAGTCGGCGTCGACGTTGCCAGCCGGGGCGCTAGAGCCGCGTCGGGGCCTTGTTCGAGGTTTGGAAACACGCGGTGGAACGTTCAAAAAGCGCC from the Polyangiaceae bacterium genome contains:
- a CDS encoding efflux RND transporter permease subunit, which translates into the protein MSSSPEKPSAPSHRKGAAKAESGSKFTDLFIRRPVIAIVVNLVIIIAGLQAIKSLTVRQYPKSENASITVTTVYVGANADLVKGFITTPLERAIAAADGIDYIESTSTQGVSTITARLELNYDANKALSEISSKVDQVRGDLPPEAQVPIINIESADSRFASAYLSFSSEFLKQNEITDYLVREVQPRLTAVEGVQRADILGARTFAMRVWLKPDRMAAFNISPAQVRQALAANNYLAPVGTTKGALIQVNLSANTDVQDVEGFKKLVIREQDGALVRLEDIAKVELGAENYDTEVRFSGKTAVFMGIWVLPNANSLDVLKRVRAELTDIKKDLPEQIDASIGFDGTEYIQSAIDDVVRTLTETLVLVIVVIFLFLGSIRSVLVPIVAIPVSLIGTIFLMQVFGFTINLLTLLAIVLSVGLVVDDAIVVVENVERNLQLGMKPVQAAKEGARELVGPIISMTITLAAVYAPIGFQGGLTGSLFKEFAFTLAGAVTISGIVALTLSPVMASRLLREGDAEKGLAKYINRGFERIKNTYLRLLSTTLRARPAVYVVWIALGLISLVFFQMSPKELAPKEDQGIIFCILDTPANSTTESLMPSVNKVNEEFQKSEEFDFSFQITSPGGGFSGMRLKPWDKRERNVFQILPEVQQRLKGVAGVSVFAVTPPALPGGGQFPVEFVLTSTQDTEQILGFAKELQQKATESGMFAFPPIIDVKIDQPQSQIVFDRDRVAELGLNMQQVGADIASAVGGNYVNRFSIDGRSYKVIPQIKRQDRLNPDQLKDIYVTGPKGELISLATIATLKNSVEPRSLNRFQQLNAVKLSGVAIRPLDQALGFLEGESAKILPKGYVLEYTGESRQLRKEADGFLPAFNLAVVLIFLVLAAQFNSFRDPLVILGGSVPLAMFGAMIFTFLKMPAPVPFWTDGWTTTLNIYSQVGLVTLVGLVSKNGILIVEFANQLQREGKTKLEAVHEAAGTRLRPILMTTVATVVGHFPLTLVTGPGASARNSIGLVLVSGMAIGTLFTLFVIPSLYVLIAKDHSKETAAEAEVDEEGEGEPATA
- a CDS encoding efflux RND transporter periplasmic adaptor subunit: MFKKVALTIVALLVVVGVIGGAKGAQIAALIQSGKTFVPPPETVTAIEAKEETWEDNLTAVGTVVALQGITVTTESPGVVRDIRFESGEMAKKGALLVRLDTSVEAAQVAQAAAQRNLAKVNLERAEKLQKAGVAAQAELDSAKAQAKQTSAQVGNYGAVLARKIIKAPFTGRLGIRQVDLGEYVTPGAPIVTLQDLTSVYVDFRLPQSQVAVLSQAGLKVRVSSDAFPKEKWEGTIHAVDAAIDSATRNVRVRAIFKNPDERLKAGMFVNVSVVLPTKQKNVVVPATSIQYAPYGDSVFLVVDAKNEDGSPKEGKEAKQAFIRLGERRGDFVAVASGLEANQMVVTSGGFKLKNGMSIVVDNTLQPDAKKNPSPEDK